A genomic window from Vicia villosa cultivar HV-30 ecotype Madison, WI unplaced genomic scaffold, Vvil1.0 ctg.000410F_1_1, whole genome shotgun sequence includes:
- the LOC131627892 gene encoding serine carboxypeptidase-like 45: MKSYMLTLLLFAFLYLGVNSTTLNDDMITTLPDQPRVNFTQYAGYLTVDENNLKNLFYYFVEAEVDPASKPVVLWINGGPICSTYGGGAFTENGPFRPTSTGRLVKNPYSWNIEANMLYLDSPAGFGFSYSEDPSDYFTNDKLTATDNLVFLEHWFNKFPQYRTNDFFITGENYAGHYAPQLAELILQSRVNINLKGIAIGNPLLEFDTDLNSAIEFLSLKGQISEETYEMLNTECNMATLKRQFQSGNFSTSCSKVNFELSKDRAYTDPFDVYADICLPPHERQAYMLTEPQAGDIDVCVGEQTATYMNRMDVQNAMHAKLVGVKSWSSCSGVVVYDIQSLENSTVSILGTLVKSGVRVLVYSGNRDSVIPFLGTRSLINHLAEDFGFKTTKPFKAWLVGGEDAGWTMEYEDILTYATVNGAGHSVPFSQPEIALKMIRTFLKGKSLQNELSNNQAI, encoded by the exons ATGAAATCTTACATGCTCACGTTGTTGCTGTTTGCATTCCTGTACTTAGGAGTGAACTCAACCACTCTTAACGATGATATGATAACTACTCTACCTGATCAGCCAAGGGTGAATTTCACCCAGTATGCTGGATACCTGACGGTTGATGAAAACAACCTTAAAAATTTATTCTATTACTTCGTGGAGGCTGAAGTTGATCCGGCCTCCAAGCCAGTGGTTCTATGGATTAATGGCG GACCCATATGCTCTACATATGGAGGGGGAGCTTTCACCGAGAACGGGCCATTCAGGCCCACAAGTACTGGTCGACTTGTAAAAAATCCATACAGTTGGAACATAG AGGCCAACATGTTGTATTTGGACTCTCCTGCTGGATTTGGATTTTCCTATTCGGAAGATCCTTCTGATTATTTTACGAATGATAAACTTACCG CAACGGATAACCTCGTTTTTCTTGAACATTGGTTCAATAAATTCCCCCAATACAGAACCAATGATTTTTTCATCACTGGGGAGAACTATGCAG GTCACTATGCCCCGCAACTTGCAGAGCTTATCCTCCAATCCAGGGTTAATATCAATCTGAAAGGGATAGCC ATAGGAAATCCCCTTCTTGAATTTGATACCGACTTAAACTCGGCTATTGAATTCTTGAGTTTGAAAGGACAAATATCAGAAGAAACATATGAAATGTTGAATACTGAATGCAACATGGCAACCTTAAAGAGACAATTTCAATCAGGGAATTTTAGTACCAGTTGTTCCAAAGTGAATTTTGAATTGTCAAAG GATCGGGCATATACGGACCCTTTTGACGTGTATGCTGATATTTGTCTACCTCCACACGAACGACAAGCATACATGTTGACTGAACCG CAAGCTGGAGACATAGATGTATGTGTGGGAGAACAAACAGCCACATACATGAATAGAATGGATGTGCAAAATGCTATGCATGCCAAGCTTGTGGGTGTCAAAAGTTGGTCATCATGCAGCGG TGTTGTTGTGTATGACATTCAAAGCCTCGAGAATTCAACCGTATCTATACTAGGGACACTTGTTAAGTCAGGTGTGAGGGTACTAGTATACAG TGGTAATCGGGATTCTGTGATTCCATTTTTGGGGACACGGTCCTTAATAAATCATTTGGCCGAGGATTTTGGATTTAAAACCACAAAGCCCTTTAAAGCCTGGCTTGTGGGAGGAGAG GATGCTGGATGGACTATGGAGTATGAGGATATTCTCACATACGCAACTGTCAACGGAGCGGGTCATTCGGTTCCTTTTTCTCAGCCAGAGATAGCTTTGAAGATGATTCGGACTTTTCTTAAAGGAAAATCACTTCAAAATGAACTGTCAAATAACCAAGCAATCTAA